In Dermochelys coriacea isolate rDerCor1 chromosome 4, rDerCor1.pri.v4, whole genome shotgun sequence, the sequence TCgcagtcctgcccccaccctccaaagGGCATTCCCCGCCCCGGCCCAaccagctcccatcccttcccatgcCCTCCCAGGGCATTCgcagtcctgcccccaccccagccagctcCCACCCTTGGCATTCCCAACCCtcacagccagctcctgcccccctgcagccagctccccacctgccccccagggcattcctggccctgccccccagccagctccccaccATGTCTCCCCCAGGGcattcccttccctgccccgcccccgcccccccaagggCATTCCCAGTCCCGCCCCCACCTGTGGAGCCTCAGGAGTGTCCAGGATGAGGTCAGGCAGGTCTTTGAGCATCTTGTCAAAGGCCCTGGCGATATCCTCCGAGGTCATGACCTTGCCCACGAGGTCAGAGAGCAGGCGGGAGGTCAGCTCCCGATGGCTGGCCTTGCCCTCCAGCGCCAGCGCCACAGCCAGCGAGGGGACGGCATGCTTCCTGGTGCCCAGGTTCAGCTCCTTCAGCAGTTCCTGCACCCAGCACAGCACGTCAGCCCAGCCCCCGTCCAGCTTCCTTCCTCAGCCGCTTCCAGCGCCCTCCCCTGGCATTGCAGGGGCCCCCGGGCCTAGCCAGACGGAGGTGGCCCCTGAAACTCTCTCAGCCCAAAGCCCGTGGAGGAAGAGGGACTCCCCAGACTCACCATCACCTCGAGGGTGTCCCCATGCTCAAAGTACTCCAGCACCATGGGGTGCACATTCttctccagctccccctcctccagctctggcGTCACCGTGGCATAGACCGTGTCGCCCTGCAAAGAGGGGCAGAGGGGCTCATGGCCAGCGGTACCCACACAAGCACCAGTCCATGAGGCcatggagagggggcagagagagtGGCTGgcatggctgagtgggggcaggtACACAGGCCGGGGCAGCAGTGCCCGGGTGAATGGGTGCTGGGGTTCCACTTTCTACAGTCCGAGTTCTGTGACCCTGGGctccagagggagggaggaagaggcccGGGACTGTACCACGCTGCACTGCCCTTAAGAACGTACCTGAGATGACTCATCATAGTTGGGGTCCCGAGCGTCAGGCTCCTGGTACCCGTACACCAGGCCAGGTGCACCCCACACACCCTTGCCCCCAGCACCACCTGCAGGAGACACACTGGTTCAGCCACCCCCATGTGCCACAGCATCCCAGCCAGGCACCAACTCAGCTCTGCCCACTAGAGAAAAGGGACTAGGGGGCTCTGGGCAAGGGTAGTGCACtgctcagcacccccagcccagagaaaaGCTGGGTACCAGAGCAGCAGTGGTTCACCGCAGGCTCCCAGCCTGAGCATGACTGTGTCACAAATGTACTGAGTTCAGTGGGGTCCAGCAAACCCACAGCACGTGGCAGGAGTGGCTCCCAACTAGCACAGGAAAAGCAGGGGCCTGCATGGGGATTGAGAGAGGTAAAGGGGAGGAACCCTGTGTCtttggggcagtggggagggagcagaggctgcactgtggggtgggggggagctgcacTGTGGCGGTGCCctatggcagcagcagcaggagggactGCAGGGTGTGTGCACTATGTGACAGCCAATGGGGCCACAGGCTGCACCATGGGGCAGGCTTGTGCCCCATGGCAGCAGGAGGAGCCAGGGGGATGCAGGGCGGGGCAGCAGGGGGGATCAGGGAGCCTGCACTGTGAGGCAGGGATGTGCCCCATGGCAGCAGGAGGGGCCAGAGGGGCTGTACCGGGCAGCAGGGGGGATCAGGGAGCCTGCACTGTGAGGCAGGGGTGTGCCCCATGGCAGGGGGGGCTGTACCGGGCAGCTGTATCTCACCTTTCTTGGGGAGCCCGCGGCCCTTCCCCATGCGTGACTTCCTGTCGCTGGTCTTGCCCTTggggctgctggggtcagggctgggctccccccccTCGGCTGCCGGCTCCCGGGTGCAGTCCCGGGATGAGGTGCGTCGCAGGCGCCGTTTGGCCTTGGCCTTGAGCCGAGCTTCGTGCAGGGCCTTCTCCTGCGGGGTCCAGGGGCGGGACCCGTCGCCATCCATCAGCTCCTCCTCCAGAGCCTCATCCTCCGAGCCTGCCTGGCCCGGGGCCTGCAAGGGCATGGAGGGCTCAGAGACGCCCCGTGGGCACCTGCTGCACCCGAGCAGACCCATGGCTGCTCCACAGAGCCCCGCTGGGAGAGGCGGAGGAGCTAGGAGCTGCCCCACACAGCGCTTCCTGTTCCTATTCACACACCCCTACTCCAATCCTGGCCTCACCCAGCCCGGGGTGCTCTAGGGAGCAgctggctgggggcggggtggcCGCGAAGTTGCACAGCTCCAGACAACCTCCCGCCCCAGGGGGAAGTGAAAGAGCCACGGCCCAACCCGCAAACGTCATCCCAAGCAGAGGAGCAGCCTGGTGTCCTGGCCTGCAGGCTGGAGGGTAGTTGAGGGGCTGCCCtattcccctcttccccacagcagtgtccAGCTTCCCCAGAGGAGTCCAGACAGCTCCAGGACAAGTCTCTTCCCCAACCTCACTATGGGTGTAGcatcctcctgctgcacccccaggcagggggcagagTCCCTCAGACATGCCACGCTGCTGGCACCTCAGGCCCTGCTGACCCCAGGGCATGGAGACCGGGCTTGGGGGCCTGTGAACGGCTGAGCTCGCCTCTGGGAGAGAAGACGGAGAATCGGGCAGGAGCCAGACAGGACTGGGCAACCCCGAACCCCAGCAACGCCCCtcgctcctgacctgcagcccccgggGCTCCCTGACTTGCAGCCCCGCCAGCCCCCCTCGCCCCTCGCTCCACCCCACCGCTGCCCCCCGGGctccccgccccgcagcccccccagctccccaggcagCTCGTGCCCCGTGGCGCTCAGCCCCGCCCGCGCCGCACACGGTGAGAGGGCGGGAGACGCCCGGCAGGCGATGGGGCCGGGGAACGGAGGCACTGGCggaaggcgggggaggggcgcgAGGACCggcgcggggcgggggaggggcaaggcctggggggatcggggcggcggggggaggggcggggccgggggatcggggcgaaggggggaggggccggcccggtACTTGCCAGGGCGGGGCTGACCGAGCCGCGGGCGGGGCTGACCGAGCCCGACATGGCCGCAGCTGCGAGCCGGGCCCGATCCCGATCCCCGATCCCGATCCCGAAGCTGCGCGGGGCCCAGCTGCTTCGCGCGCCCGCCCCTTGCGGAAGTGACGCACCCGGGGGCGGGgactccagccccctcccagcagccgcGCAGCCGCAGCGCGCCAGCGGCCACGAGCCCaggctggccccgcccccagccgcgcccccccaaaccccccccgCCAGCAGGGGCCTGGGCgaggagcggactgacccatggctggggggggcggggcaaggagcggactgacccatagctcgggggggcggggcaaggagcggactgacccatagctcggggagggagtggggcaaggagcggactgacccatggctccggggggcggggcaaggagcggacGGACCCATGGCtcgggggggcgcagggagcagactgacccatagctcggggggggAACGGGGCAAGGAGtggactgacccatagctcggggggcggggcaaggagcggactgacccatggctgggggggcgcagggagcagattgacccatagctcggggggggagcggggcaagaAGCGGACTGACCCATaactcgggggggcggggcaaggagcggactgacccatggctgagggggcgcagggagcagactgacccatagctcgggggggcggggcatggagcggactgacccatagctcggggggggagcggggcaaggagcggactgacccataactcgggggggcggggcaaggagcggactgacccatggctgagggggcgcagggagcagactgacccatagctcggggggggagcggggcaagaagcggactgacccatagctcgggggggcggggcaaggagtggactgacccatagctcgggggggcggggcaaggagcggactgaccAAAGgctgggggggcgcagggagcagactgacccatagctcgaGGGGGGAGCGGGGCcaggagcggactgacccatagctcggggagggagcaggggcaaggAGCGGACGgacccatggctgggggggcgcagggagcagactgacccatagctcgggggggcggggcaaggagtgGACTGACCCAttgctcgggggggcggggcaaggagcggactgaccAAAGgctgggggggcgcagggagcagactgacccatagctcgaGGGGGGAGCGGGGCcaggagcggactgacccatagctcggggggggggcggggcaaggagcggactgacccatagctcggggggcggggcaaggagtgGACTGACCCATGGCTGAGGGGGcgcagggagcagactgacccatagctcgggggggggagtggggcaaggagcggactgacccatagctcgggggggcggggcaaggagcggaATGAGCAAAGGCTGGGCGGGcgcagggagcagactgacccataaTCCCaaggggggcggggccaggagcggactgacccatagctcgggggggcggggcaaggagtggactgacccatagctcggggggcggggcaaggagcggactgacccatggctgggggggcgcagggagcagactgacccatagctcggggggggagcggggaaggagcggactgacccatagctcggggggggagcggggcaaggagcggactgacccatggctgggggggcgcagggagcggactgacccatagctcggggggggagcggggcaaggagcggactgacccatggctgggggggcgcagggagcggactgacccatggctcggggggggagtgaggcaaggagcggactgacccatggcTTGGGGGGGCCGCAgggagcggactgacccatggTTCGGGGGGGAGTGAggcaaggagcggactgacccatggcTTGGGGGGGCCGCAgggagcggactgacccatggttcggggggggcggggcaaggagcagactgacccatggctgaggggggcgcagggagcagactgacccatagctcggggggggAACGGGGCAAGGAGtggactgacccatagctcgggggggcggggcaaggagcggactgacccatggctgggggggcgcagggagcagactgacccatagctcaaggggggagcggggcaaggagcggactgacccatagctcgggggggcggggcaagcagcggactgacccatggctgggggggcgcagtgagcagactgacccatagctcgggggggcggggcaaggagcggactgacccacagctcggggggggagcggggcaaggagcggactgacccatggcTGGGGAGGcgcagggagcagactgacccacAGCTCGGGGGGTGagcggggcaaggagcggactgacccatagctcggggggacggggcaaggagcggactgacccatggcTGGGAGGGCGCAGGGAGTAGACTGACCCAgagctcgggggggcggggcaaggatcGGACTGACCCATGGCTGGGGAGGcgcagggagcagactgacccatagctcggggggggagcggggcaaggagcggactgacccatagctcgggggggcggggcaaggagcggactgacccatggctgggggggcgcagggagcagactgacccatagctcgggggggcggggcaaggagcggactgacccatagctcggggggggagcggggcaaggagcggactgtcccatagctcgggggggcggggcaaggagcggactgacccatggctgggggggcggggcaaggagcggactgacccatggctcggggcggggagcggggcaaggagcggactgacccatggctgggggagggagcaggggcaaggagcggactgaccAATGGCtccggggggcggggcaaggagcggacGGACCCATGGCtcgggggggcgcagggagcagattgacccatagctcggggggggagcggggaaaggagcggactgacccatagctcgggaGGGCGGGGCAAGGAGTGGACtgacccatggctgggggggcgcagggagcggactgacccatggcTTGGGGGGGCCGCAgggagcggactgacccatggttcggggggggcggggcaaggagcagactgacccatggctgagggggggcgcagggagcagactgacccatagctcggggggggAACGGGGCAAGGAGtggactgacccatagctcgggggggcggggcaaggagcggactgacccatggctggggggggcgcagggagcagactgacccatagctcaaggggggagcggggcaaggagcggactgatccatagctcgggggggcggggcaaggagcggactgacccatggctggggggggcgcagggagcagactgacccatagctcgggggggcggggcaaggagcggactgacccatagctcgggggggggagcggggcaaggAGCGGAATGACCCATGGCTGGGGAGGcgcagggagcagactgacccatagctcgggggggggagcggggcaaggagcggactgacccatagctcgggggggcggggcaaggatcGGACTGACCCATGGCTGGGGAGGcgcagggagcagactgacccatagctctgggggggagcggggcaaggagcggactgacccatagctcgggggggcggggcaaggagcggactgacccatggctggggggggcgcagggagcagactgacccatagctcggggggggagcggggcaaggagcggactgacccatagctcggggggggcggggcaaggagtggactgacccatagctcgggggggcggggcaaggagcggactgaccAAAGgctgggggggcgcagggagcagactgacccatagctcgaGGGGGGAGCGGGGCcaggagcggactgacccatagctcggggagggagcaggggcaaggAGCGGACGgacccatggctgggggggcgcagggagcagactgacccatagctcgggggggcggggcaaggagtgGACTGACCCAttgctcgggggggcggggcaaggagcggactgaccAAAGgctgggggggcgcagggagcagactgacccatagctcgagggggggagcggggccaggagcggactgacccatagctcggggagggagcaggggcaaggAGCGGACGGACCCATGGCTCGGGGGGGCGCAGGGAGtagactgacccatagctcgggtgggggcggggcaaggagcggactgacccatagctcgggggggcggggcaaggagtgGACTGACCCATGGCTGAGGGGGcgcagggagcagactgacccatagctcgggggggggagcggggcaaggagcggactgacccatagctcgggggggcggggcaaggagcggactgacccatggctgggggggcgcagggagcagactgacccatagctcgggggggggagcggggcaaggagcggactgacccatagctcaggggggcggggcaaggagtggactgacccatagctcgggggggcggggcaaggagcggaATGACCAAAGGCTGGGCGGGcgcagggagcagactgacccataaTCCCaaggggggcggggccaggagcggactgacccatagctcggggggcggggcaaggagtggactgacccatagctcggggggcggggcaaggagcggactgacccatggctggggggggcgcagggagcagactgacccatagctcggggggggagcggggaaggagcggactgacccatagctcgggggggggggagcggggcaaggagcggactgacccatggctgggggggcgcagggagcggactgacccatagctcgggggggggagcggggcaaggagcggactgacccatggcTTGGGGGGGCCGCAgggagcggactgacccatggctcggggggggagtcgggcaaggagcggactgacccatggcTTGGGGGGGGCCGCAgggagcggactgacccatggcTCGGGGGGGGAGCGAGGCaaggagcagactgacccatggctgggggggcgcagggagcagactgacccatagctcggggggggagcggggcaaggagtggactgacccatagctcggggggggcggggcaaggagcggactgacccatggctgggggggcgcagggagcagactgacccatagctcaaggggggagcggggcaaggagcggactgacccatagctcggggggggcgggggcaagcagcggactgacccatggctgggggggtCGGGGGaaggagcagactgacccatagctcgggggggcggggcaaggagcggactgacccatagctcggggggggagcggggcaaggagcggactgacccatggcTGGGGAGGcgcagggagcagactgacccatagctcggggggtgagcggggcaaggagcggactgacccatagctcggggggacggggcaaggagcggactgacccatggcTGGGAGGGCGCAGGGAGtagactgacccatagctcggggggggcggggcaaggatcGGACTGACCCATGGCTGGGGAGGCGCAGggagcggactgacccatagctcggggggggagcggggcaaggagcggactgacccatagctcgggggggcggggcaaggagcggactgacccatggctgggggggcgcagggagcagactgacccatagctcgggggggaggggcaaggagcggactgacccatagctcggggggggagcggggcaaggAGTGGACTGTCCCatagctcgggggggcggggcaaggagcggactgacccatggctgggggggcggggcaaggagcggactgacccatggctcggggcggggagcggggcaaggagcggactgacccatggctgggggagggagcaggggcaaggagcggactgaccAATGgctccgggggggcggggcaaggagcggacGGACCCATGGCtcgggggggcgcagggagcagattgacccatagctcggggggggagcggggaaaggagcggactgacccatagctcgggggggcggggcaaggagtggactgacccatggctgggggggcgcagggagcg encodes:
- the LOC119854383 gene encoding programmed cell death protein 4-like, with protein sequence MSGSVSPARGSVSPALAPGQAGSEDEALEEELMDGDGSRPWTPQEKALHEARLKAKAKRRLRRTSSRDCTREPAAEGGEPSPDPSSPKGKTSDRKSRMGKGRGLPKKGGAGGKGVWGAPGLVYGYQEPDARDPNYDESSQGDTVYATVTPELEEGELEKNVHPMVLEYFEHGDTLEVMELLKELNLGTRKHAVPSLAVALALEGKASHRELTSRLLSDLVGKVMTSEDIARAFDKMLKDLPDLILDTPEAPQMLGQFIARAVADHALPLDFLDRYKGRVDCEHARAALDRAAVLLRIKRDVNRLDNVWGVGGGQRPVKHLIREMSLLLHEYLLSGEVSEAEHCLRELEVPHFHHELVYEAVVMVLESTGETPVVMMVKLLKVLWETGLVTLDQMNRGFQRVYDELGDISLDVPLAHRILERLVDLCFEEGVITKQLRDTCPARGRKRFVSEGDGGQIKQ